From a single Acidobacteriota bacterium genomic region:
- a CDS encoding discoidin domain-containing protein, which produces MINNLRNALGHFRAGFILLIAVGIIFTPTIYSQSWSDTRLMTTVGSVLYTTEPSGVLFNTNLTTGVKTSVGTGFQNDKFLFSNGTHLYSIGPSGDLRKHFPSTTVATGNWRDTRLLTTDGSNFYTIETSGYLYQTSFTTGVKTRIGARTWPGAKLIFAESGMIAIIGYPQVYGINSTNGVAATYGSPALLSSTRLGANFPGADLVSIESSGLYRTSSAFTKTRVVAAWASAKFLFFVGPQLWVINGDGLLYQIAYLSDGGYSKRFPPASPTPNPNSFAPTPGGNVALGKLATQSSNIGSPWAATEGVASLAVDGNTNGKWFGKSVTHTANGKTTDPWWQVDLGADFNVNKIEIWNRTDCCSKELSNYRVWTKSAAGGWEEFSPGLKTYVPGETYPRTFTGSKQARLVRVQIDGPNAVLMLAEVAVYGSPVSSGGGSNVGITSAEQALWDTVKQINSKAGYEQYLIKYPQGTYVESARISIAAITGQSATPTPQQGGDSEDERFWALVKEAGVAKGYQEYLNRFTFGKHRDEATLMLNLKSGASGSPTPPQGNDSTDRAKEQALWETVKGINTLDGYVDFLKRYPEGVYAESARILMKSATSAAPAATPTPAATPTISDDERTWNLIAGSLDVGDYEAYLNAFPNGKFKGEANVKIARLKPAKKDPPAAKERECVVNRLVNLRDDYNKGKILGTLAKGRTVIFIEEQASSIRVGESRSGRLISLGWVFYQYLDCEP; this is translated from the coding sequence ATGATAAATAATCTGCGGAACGCGCTTGGTCATTTTCGAGCGGGCTTCATCCTGTTAATTGCGGTGGGGATCATTTTTACCCCAACAATATATTCCCAGTCATGGAGCGATACACGCTTGATGACGACCGTCGGCAGTGTTCTCTACACTACTGAGCCGAGTGGGGTCTTGTTCAACACAAATTTGACGACGGGGGTAAAAACCTCAGTAGGTACCGGCTTTCAGAACGACAAGTTTTTGTTTTCCAATGGCACACATCTTTACAGCATTGGCCCGAGTGGTGATCTTAGGAAGCATTTCCCCTCGACGACCGTCGCCACGGGCAATTGGAGGGATACACGTTTGTTGACGACCGATGGTAGTAACTTTTACACGATCGAGACGTCCGGGTACCTTTACCAAACAAGTTTCACGACCGGTGTTAAAACGAGAATAGGAGCTAGAACCTGGCCCGGGGCCAAGCTCATTTTTGCCGAAAGCGGAATGATCGCGATAATTGGGTATCCCCAAGTTTATGGGATCAATTCGACAAACGGCGTAGCAGCCACCTATGGTTCGCCTGCTCTTTTGAGCAGTACCCGTTTGGGCGCTAATTTTCCCGGCGCTGATCTTGTATCTATCGAATCGTCCGGGCTCTACCGCACTTCTTCGGCTTTTACGAAAACCCGAGTAGTGGCGGCGTGGGCTTCTGCGAAGTTTCTATTTTTTGTTGGTCCGCAATTGTGGGTAATAAATGGTGACGGACTCCTTTATCAAATCGCATATTTGAGCGATGGTGGATATTCAAAGCGCTTTCCGCCCGCATCTCCAACACCGAATCCGAATTCGTTCGCGCCTACTCCGGGAGGCAACGTTGCCCTTGGAAAATTAGCCACCCAATCAAGCAACATTGGGTCACCCTGGGCTGCTACGGAGGGAGTGGCTTCCCTCGCGGTGGACGGGAACACGAATGGGAAGTGGTTTGGTAAATCAGTTACGCACACGGCGAATGGGAAAACCACGGATCCGTGGTGGCAGGTGGACCTCGGAGCGGACTTCAATGTCAACAAGATCGAGATCTGGAATCGAACTGATTGCTGCAGCAAAGAGCTTTCGAATTACAGGGTCTGGACAAAATCAGCGGCAGGTGGGTGGGAAGAATTCTCTCCGGGACTGAAAACTTATGTGCCGGGTGAAACATATCCGCGTACGTTTACGGGCAGCAAACAAGCTAGGCTTGTTCGCGTGCAGATAGATGGCCCCAATGCGGTTTTAATGCTCGCGGAGGTCGCCGTTTACGGGTCACCTGTGAGTTCGGGCGGTGGATCCAATGTTGGTATAACTTCGGCTGAGCAAGCGCTCTGGGATACGGTCAAACAAATCAATTCCAAGGCGGGTTATGAACAGTATTTGATCAAATACCCGCAAGGGACATATGTGGAAAGCGCTCGTATCTCGATAGCTGCAATTACGGGCCAATCCGCCACCCCTACGCCGCAACAGGGCGGTGATTCGGAAGATGAGAGATTCTGGGCCCTGGTCAAGGAAGCTGGTGTAGCAAAGGGATATCAGGAATACCTCAATAGGTTCACATTTGGAAAGCACAGGGATGAAGCAACTCTAATGTTGAACCTTAAATCTGGCGCTTCAGGATCACCCACCCCGCCTCAGGGCAACGATTCAACTGATAGGGCAAAGGAGCAGGCATTATGGGAGACCGTCAAGGGAATAAATACCTTGGATGGGTATGTGGATTTCTTAAAGAGATATCCGGAGGGTGTATATGCAGAAAGCGCGCGGATCTTGATGAAGTCAGCCACGTCTGCCGCACCGGCAGCAACTCCGACGCCGGCGGCGACTCCGACGATTTCGGATGATGAAAGGACCTGGAATTTGATCGCTGGCAGTCTGGACGTCGGGGACTACGAAGCTTATTTGAATGCGTTTCCGAATGGAAAATTCAAAGGGGAGGCCAACGTAAAAATAGCTCGGCTGAAACCTGCAAAGAAAGATCCACCTGCAGCGAAAGAGAGGGAGTGTGTCGTGAACCGCCTCGTCAACTTGCGGGATGATTACAACAAAGGAAAGATACTCGGCACACTTGCCAAGGGCAGAACCGTTATTTTCATTGAAGAACAGGCAAGTTCGATAAGGGTCGGTGAGAGCCGAAGCGGCAGGCTCATTTCGCTCGGTTGGGTCTTTTACCAATATCTGGATTGCGAACCCTGA
- a CDS encoding SH3 domain-containing protein, with product MIVKVLICGLLIAFCGTLNLFGQDDCGVDAYVIDKDPKGLNVRDQPSVKGKVLATLKTDPNSGDGPGSILVRVTGYSNGWVKIVRAYGDSGSLFEGTGWVSAKMVATGTMGPIGQYNKPADLYAASNTNRKIGTIPSESEVSIAGFTCNWVKVKYKRKIGWIKASNVCGSPVTSCS from the coding sequence ATGATTGTAAAAGTTTTGATCTGCGGTTTGTTGATAGCTTTTTGCGGAACGCTCAATTTGTTCGGTCAAGATGATTGCGGCGTTGATGCGTATGTGATTGATAAAGACCCAAAAGGTCTGAACGTCCGAGACCAGCCAAGTGTTAAAGGCAAAGTCTTAGCGACGTTAAAGACAGACCCGAATTCAGGTGACGGCCCGGGATCTATTTTGGTTCGTGTAACGGGGTATTCGAACGGCTGGGTGAAAATTGTCAGAGCCTACGGAGATAGCGGCTCTTTGTTTGAGGGCACCGGTTGGGTCTCGGCTAAAATGGTGGCGACCGGAACCATGGGACCGATCGGACAATACAACAAGCCCGCTGATCTTTACGCGGCGTCCAACACAAATAGAAAGATCGGGACGATCCCGAGTGAATCCGAAGTGTCAATTGCCGGTTTTACCTGCAACTGGGTAAAGGTCAAATACAAACGGAAGATCGGCTGGATCAAGGCTTCAAACGTCTGCGGCAGCCCTGTTACGTCCTGTTCGTAG
- a CDS encoding alpha/beta fold hydrolase — protein MRIKPRILLAALIGVLLFSMSHSAQEVRRITYNNISVDVVIDKPTNTFVDVLVAFHGTVASDEQIIPAAKNTLARVKEITARTDMMIVSVAYPQEGRLLGDGILEAEAALLWVKHYSRKALKRKVNKIFLIGHSQGGYIVTRLNTMHATDGVIANAPGPLNLVYRCGLEENGQVPQSAVCNLLRQTYGTTTANPSAYMDRSLLNFTSGHLSDILVVQGMQDSPIQLFSWPTFKQQMTDCNTCQTRQFVEIAGGGHTSLFESPEAIAAYNLFINR, from the coding sequence ATGAGAATCAAACCACGCATTTTGCTAGCTGCACTTATCGGCGTCCTGCTGTTCAGCATGTCGCATAGCGCGCAAGAGGTGCGGAGAATTACCTACAACAACATAAGCGTTGATGTTGTAATTGATAAGCCTACTAACACATTCGTGGATGTCTTGGTCGCCTTCCACGGAACTGTTGCGAGCGACGAACAGATCATTCCCGCCGCAAAAAACACTTTGGCAAGAGTAAAGGAGATCACCGCTCGAACAGATATGATGATCGTCAGCGTGGCTTATCCTCAAGAAGGCCGATTGCTGGGTGACGGCATTCTGGAAGCAGAAGCGGCATTGCTTTGGGTTAAGCATTACTCCAGAAAAGCATTAAAGAGAAAGGTGAATAAGATCTTCTTGATCGGACATTCGCAGGGCGGATATATTGTCACCAGATTGAACACGATGCATGCGACCGACGGTGTGATCGCAAATGCTCCGGGGCCGCTAAATCTTGTCTACAGATGCGGACTCGAAGAAAACGGCCAGGTCCCGCAAAGCGCCGTCTGCAATCTGCTCCGGCAAACCTACGGAACAACGACAGCAAACCCCTCGGCATATATGGACCGCTCGCTCTTAAATTTCACGAGCGGCCATCTATCCGACATCCTCGTCGTTCAAGGAATGCAAGATTCGCCGATCCAGTTGTTCTCATGGCCCACATTCAAACAGCAAATGACCGATTGCAACACGTGTCAAACCCGCCAGTTCGTTGAAATTGCCGGCGGAGGCCACACGTCTCTATTCGAAAGCCCCGAAGCGATCGCCGCTTACAACCTGTTCATAAACCGCTGA
- a CDS encoding oligosaccharide flippase family protein gives MEADEKQIAAGAGDPQHSAAGMTTRVVKGSLWTLLGQVAPLAVSLAATPFTIRLLGAEGYGVFILVGLIPAYLAFADFGMSLASTRFASEAFGRGDRKEEAAVIRTAVAVALAGSVPVALGLIIFAPQVISLFAVPESFFAEAAAALRITAVTFVVNILCSILNTPQLARLRMDLNTLINAGTRIAGLIATPLAIYLGYGIVGAATVLLAAMLLNLAGHIFFSGRLLPELFGLGISREKLRPLLKFGAGLVISSIAAVGLVNAEKGILAAVVSASALAHYTVAFTAASMMTLFAGAMIQSLIPAFSQLQGEEARERLNGLFERGVRLSMIWAIPAMIFLAITAKPFFTIWAGEEFGRESTLPLYLLLGGLLFNIIAYLPHAAILASGRSDALAKLYWLELVPYAAAVWLLASRYGAAGAAAAWSLRVIIDTFLQFYLAIRFGGITFRPRFPIGWLLGVAAAALPAVFLLYYNAYTLFPLLAVLLGLAIYAAMTLRTLLTAEERTWLTARISRLTRRAT, from the coding sequence GTGGAAGCGGATGAAAAACAGATAGCGGCCGGGGCGGGCGATCCGCAGCACTCGGCCGCAGGTATGACGACCCGCGTCGTGAAGGGTTCGCTCTGGACCCTTCTCGGCCAGGTCGCTCCGCTTGCCGTTTCGCTTGCGGCAACTCCTTTCACCATCCGCCTGCTCGGTGCCGAAGGCTACGGCGTATTTATCCTCGTCGGGCTGATTCCCGCTTATCTCGCATTTGCAGATTTCGGGATGTCGCTCGCCTCTACGCGGTTCGCGAGCGAAGCTTTCGGCCGCGGCGACCGGAAAGAAGAGGCCGCGGTCATCCGCACGGCCGTCGCGGTCGCACTTGCCGGCAGCGTTCCCGTAGCTCTTGGCCTGATCATCTTTGCCCCGCAGGTCATTTCGCTTTTTGCCGTTCCCGAGAGCTTTTTCGCCGAGGCCGCGGCCGCACTTCGCATCACCGCGGTGACATTCGTCGTCAACATTCTTTGCAGCATTCTCAACACGCCGCAGCTCGCCCGGCTCCGGATGGACCTAAACACGCTGATAAATGCCGGGACGCGGATCGCCGGACTTATCGCAACGCCCTTGGCCATTTATCTCGGCTATGGGATCGTCGGTGCGGCCACGGTTCTGCTCGCGGCGATGCTGCTCAATCTTGCCGGCCATATTTTCTTTTCCGGTAGGCTCTTGCCCGAGCTTTTCGGGCTCGGGATCAGCCGCGAGAAGCTCCGTCCGCTTCTTAAATTTGGAGCAGGGCTGGTCATAAGCTCCATTGCGGCGGTCGGGCTCGTAAATGCCGAGAAAGGCATACTCGCCGCCGTAGTTTCAGCCTCCGCACTTGCCCATTACACGGTCGCATTTACGGCCGCCTCGATGATGACCCTTTTCGCCGGGGCGATGATCCAATCGCTGATCCCGGCATTTTCGCAGTTGCAGGGTGAGGAGGCCCGCGAGCGGCTCAACGGGCTTTTTGAGCGGGGAGTGCGGCTTTCAATGATCTGGGCAATTCCGGCGATGATCTTTCTGGCCATTACGGCAAAGCCATTTTTCACCATCTGGGCCGGGGAAGAATTTGGCCGCGAGAGCACCTTGCCGCTTTATCTGCTTTTGGGCGGATTGCTATTCAATATCATCGCCTATCTGCCGCACGCCGCAATTCTCGCCTCCGGAAGGAGCGATGCTCTCGCCAAGCTTTACTGGCTGGAGCTTGTGCCTTATGCCGCCGCCGTCTGGCTGCTTGCCTCGCGATACGGAGCCGCCGGTGCGGCCGCCGCCTGGAGCCTTCGCGTTATCATTGACACCTTTCTGCAGTTTTATCTCGCTATCCGCTTTGGTGGAATCACATTTCGCCCGCGATTTCCGATCGGATGGCTGCTCGGCGTCGCCGCCGCCGCCCTGCCCGCGGTTTTTCTGCTCTATTACAACGCCTACACGCTCTTTCCGCTTCTTGCCGTCCTTTTAGGCTTAGCGATCTACGCCGCAATGACGCTCCGGACGCTCCTGACCGCCGAAGAGCGTACCTGGCTCACCGCCCGCATCTCCCGCCTGACCCGCCGCGCCACATAA
- a CDS encoding oligosaccharide flippase family protein: protein MTSKDASEPAKPPKTPPSTAGMTTKVVKGSLWTLAGQVAPLAVSLVATPFVIRMLGAESYGVLILIGLIPTYLGFADFGMSMASTKFGSEAYAEGDEEKEARIVRTAALIALMTSVPVAAALMIFSSKIIGLFNVPEALQAEAATALRIAAITFVMNFLCGIFNTPQLARLRMDLNTFINAGSRILGLIATPIVLYLGYGIIGAVTVLLAASLLNLAGHLIASRKHLTMLFGFRIEPSLLPAMAKFGFGVIAAGVAGLLLANIEKGVLSSLASVKELAFYSVAFIVASSITMFSSAMS, encoded by the coding sequence GTGACGTCCAAAGACGCGAGCGAACCCGCCAAACCGCCCAAAACTCCGCCATCAACAGCCGGAATGACGACCAAGGTCGTCAAGGGCTCGCTCTGGACGCTCGCCGGCCAGGTCGCACCGCTTGCGGTCTCGCTGGTGGCGACTCCGTTCGTTATCCGGATGCTCGGGGCGGAAAGTTACGGCGTTTTGATCCTGATCGGGCTGATACCGACCTATCTTGGTTTTGCAGATTTTGGGATGTCGATGGCATCGACCAAGTTCGGTAGCGAGGCTTATGCCGAAGGCGACGAGGAAAAAGAGGCCCGCATTGTAAGAACCGCGGCGCTCATTGCCCTTATGACCTCGGTGCCGGTCGCGGCGGCATTGATGATATTTTCCTCAAAGATCATCGGGCTTTTCAACGTCCCGGAAGCTTTACAGGCCGAGGCGGCAACGGCGCTCAGGATCGCTGCCATAACTTTCGTCATGAACTTTCTCTGCGGAATATTTAACACGCCGCAGCTCGCCCGGCTCCGCATGGATCTAAATACGTTCATCAACGCCGGCTCCCGCATCCTCGGCCTGATCGCAACACCTATCGTCCTTTACCTCGGCTACGGAATAATCGGCGCCGTAACCGTCCTCCTCGCCGCCAGCCTCCTGAACCTCGCCGGGCATCTTATCGCTTCGAGAAAGCACCTGACAATGCTTTTCGGGTTCCGGATCGAACCAAGTTTGCTTCCGGCAATGGCAAAGTTTGGGTTTGGCGTGATCGCGGCGGGTGTCGCGGGACTTTTATTGGCGAATATAGAAAAGGGTGTTCTTTCGAGTCTTGCGTCGGTTAAGGAACTCGCGTTTTACTCGGTTGCGTTCATTGTCGCAAGTTCGATAACAATGTTCTCGAGCGCGATGAGCTAA